The sequence ACTTAAGGCCGAGGTCGAGAGGATCTTCTAGCCGAGGGATATCAGGAAACCAAGGCCGAATCGGGCAGGTACCACCTGCAGTAGGACCAAGCAATTCCGGTCGATCAGGACCACCCCCAACACCACCTATCGGAATATACGGTCCACCCGAGGATTCACCGACAGACGACGAAAGGCACGAGAGAACAGAGAAACACAAGGTCCGACTATGCGAATGAAGCCAAGCTAAGAGAGTTAGAGGAAAAGATAAGGAAGTTGTCAGGAACCGGCGAAGAATATAAGCTCGCCGAGGTCATAAGCGAGGCCAAGAGGACCCCTTTCACCCAAGAGCTAGAACTAAGGTCCTTCCCACCTAAGTTCACGCTCCCCACCTTCCCATCAAGGTTCGATGGCACGGGAGACGCAgttgagcatttgaagatgtacacaatgtccctaatacaatggaaaaaccatgaggtggtaatgtgCAAGTTCTGCCATGCAATCTTGGAAAGCGAGGAAAAGAAATGGTTCTACAACTTCGCACCAGGAACAGTCGACAGTTAtgagactctagtcgaagccttcctTGAAAAATACATGCACAACAGCAGACCTCGGCCCAGGGTCAACAGGTTATTCACATTGGCCCGACGGTTCAGAGAACCTCTCAGATCATTGGCCGATAGATGGAGAAATTTGTGTACAGAAATTGGGAAAGTACCAGTCGACCAACAAATATTCGGGTTCGAAAACGCACTTGGGAGGTCGGATCCCATCTGGATAGACATGTTTACAGAAAAACCACAAAcattgaaagaaatgaggaaaatgcaagagCATTTCATCGCCCTAGAAGAAACTCAGGAGGAATCAAGGGATAGGGGAGTGCAAGAGGCTAGTGCGGCGCCCGAGTCGACATCGGTCAATGTTCAACGTCGACCCGAGAAAAGATTGATCCCACCTACGCGAGTAAATGGGAAGAAGGAATGGTTAGCTAAAGGAAAGACGCCGAGGCACGAGGCGAGAACATACACCCCTTTGAAtgctccactagaagaaatcttcaaagaggtcAAGAAAATgagtgacatcatatacccaTCTTCAAGAGGGATACAGTTCGAGGAGACCAAGGATCACCCAGAGTATTGCCATTATTATCAATATAGAAGCCACTCTACAAATAACTGCCGAGAAGTAAAAGACATCGTGCAACATCTTATTCGAGACGGTTACCTGAGACAGTTCGTCCGACACCCATCCCAGATGACCGCAGCGCCCGATGCACCCGTCCATCAGGTCAGGATCGACAGATCCACGCAGTTTGTCAACACGATTTCGCATTCGGCTACTCAAGCGTACAATCTGAATCCTGGAATCATGTCTAGAATCCACAAGAGGGATCATAATAGGAAGGAAATTTTCAGCGTAGCAAAATCTTTGTCGATGGAATCCTGGATGCTGCGACCCATCTTTTTCTCGGCTCAGGATGTCCCGATGAACGGCCAAGCTCACAGTGATCCCTTGGTTATCACCCTGCTGATTGAGGAATGgggggtaagaaggatactagtGGATAGTGGGAGCTCAGTCGAAGTACTCTTCTACGACACGTTCAAGAGGATGGAGTTGTCAGATGATATACTCGTCCCATCGACATATTGTATCTACGGTTTTAATGGGACCGTGACCATCCCAAACGGCGAAGTAACTCTAAGAGTATCGGATGGAGGTGGTTACCTAGATACGTTAACTACATTCTGTGTGGTCGATGTCGCCTCGCCCTATGAAGCTATTATCGGGAGACCGTGGATCGCGGGAATCAAAGAAGTGGCATCGGATTATCATCAGAGGCTATGATTCCCAACATACGAGGGGATAGCTGAGGTCGTAGGAGATTCACAGGCAGCCCGACAGTGTATGCAGGTCGATGCTCAAATAAATGAGGAGCGGCGAGCACGACAAAGGAGAGAGAAGAACAAGGCTAAAGAACCCAAAGCGGCTGAGGACTTGGAAAAAGTTATTTTGCAGGCGGTCATGGCGTACGAAACACAAGGAAATGAACCTTCATAGCAATTAAAGGAGACGACACCGATGAAGgaaccaaaaccaaacttctcGGCCGTAGAACCCACTCGGGAGGTTAATTTGGGAACTATAGAAGAACTAAGGATAGTGAGGATCGGGTCGTTACTATCAGACGAGCAAACAAGCCAGCTCGTGGCAGTGCTAAAGGAGAACATGGACGCATTCGCATGGGGCGTGCACGATATGGAGGGAATAGACCCGGAGGTATGCTGTCACCATTTAAAGATCGACCCAAGCTTCAAACCGGTCTGACAAAAGATGAGGCGAGTCGCGCCAGAATTACAGACGGCCGTCGAGAAGGAGCTAAAGAAGTTACAAGAATCGAGGATAATTAGGAAATCGCACTACCTacagtggatatctaacatggtcgtggtaccaaagaGAAACGGAGGAGTCAGAATCTGCATCGAATTCAGCGACCTGAACAAAGCTTGTCCGAAGGACAATTTCCCTCTCCCAAGTATTgatcaactggtggaatctatagtggggtacgaggcactaatattgatggacggatacgcggggtataaccagatcccgctggctcccgaggatcaagaGCACACCTCCTTCTTCACACCAAGGGGCCAATACTGCTACACCAAGATGACGTTTGGGCTGAAGAATGCATACGCCACATATCAGAGGTTGGTGGGCGACATGTTTGAAGACCAGATCCACAACACCATTGAGGTTTATGTCGAAgatatgctagtaaaaagtcgcctagccaagaatcacatctgagacctgcgggaaatttttcgaacgatgagagaatataaaatgaaagttaacccgaccaaatacgatttttgggtcacatcgggaaaatttttgggatatatcatcactccaaaTGGGATAGAAGCAATTCCCGAGAAAGTCAGAGCCATCCTTGAGATGCCGTCACCAGCCACAATAAAAGACGTACAAAAGATGAACGGAAGTATAGCAGCATTGGGGAGATTCATATCTCGGTCGTCCGAAAAATGCAAGGATTTCTTTAGCACtcttaaaaagggagagaaattcaaatggacggatgcctgtgaggaggcgtttcagaatattaagctacatcttgtaagtcttccagtattacaaagacccgagccaTCGGAGGTCCTCACATTATACCTCGGAGCAACTTCATATGCTATCAGTGCAGTCTTAGTTCGAAATGAAGGGAGCGAGGAAAAGCCCGTAGAGTTCCAATAGAACCCATTCGAAGAATATTATGAAGATAAACAGCCATGAGGAGAGAATAGACCCAAAATTTTGGTGGAACGGAAGCGTGAGACATAAGGGTGCGGGTGATATCATTGACACGACGTATCATACGTTCGGCCTTGCCATTTTGAGAGGAATTTTGGGGGCAAGAGAAGCGAAAAACTAGACCATTAGTACGACCAAAATTGTGAAAAGAAGAGTTGTCAAATTCACGTCCCATGTCGCATTGAAAACTTTTAATTTTACGCTCAAATTGTGTTTGAACAAGAGATCGAAATTCCAAAAATTTGTCATAGACTTGGGATTTAAATTTTAGAGGATAAACCCAAAGATAATTGGTGAAATCATCCAGCAAGATAAGATAATAGCGAAAACCGGTATCGATATGTAATGGAGAGGTCCATAAATCTCTATGAATGATATCAAAAGGTGCAAAAGTATTGGAATTAGATTCATAAAATGGCAatcgaacatgtttactaacttgacaagaatgacaaagtGTAGAAGAATTATGCTTATTACATTGAATAGATTTATTGGAACGTAAGACATCTAAAATGGCCTTGCCAGGGTGGCCGAGGCGACTATGCCAAATATCTGGAGAGAAAGCAGCAAGAGAAATAGAGGAAGACTGGGACGATTTTATAGGTGGCACGACAGAGTTGGTGATAGGGTAGAGCTCCCCTGAACTATTACATCGAAGGATAATTTTCCTCGAACTcagatctttcacagaaaaaccataaggatcaaactcaacagacacacgattatcagtggtgaacttACGAACGGAAACTAAGTTTTTGATAATATCGGGAACAACAAGGGTATTTTTGAGTTGAAGAGTACGAGAAGGAAGGGTTATGAACTTGGTACCACTAGCAGTAACTGGAATACTAtgccattgccaactaagatagATCGTACATTGCTAGAATTGAAAACGTTGTGTAGATTACCTGGATCAGCAGTAAGGTGCGATGTAGCACCGACATCCATGTAGAAAGCATCATCGGGTTGTTGTAGATGCATGGAGCTATATGCCTCAGCAATGTCTGTGAGCTTCAGTTGTTCCGTCGCCATTGATTTCAATGGTTTAGAGAAAATAGGATCGTAGAAGGGGCTGATACCATCTTGGATTTGGGAAAGGTTTCCTTGTCGAGTTATCTTCTCCAGGATTCAACTttatatcaaaatcataataTCTTTTGGGAATTACAATAATCAAGTCGGAGATCATTCTCCTTATTCTAAATACGGTAAGAAGATAATATTCATTCTATTAGTAAGTTGTGATAGAAGCATGAACGAAGCTGCAGATTTCTTGGCGAAAATGCAGCTTTGTAGAGGGGAGGAGGAGGAGTTTGAACCCGAAGAATTTTCTGAGGAGCTGAAATATATTATCAAGGAGGCGCGTAAACATGGAGAATTGCTTACTCATCCTAATTAG comes from Papaver somniferum cultivar HN1 chromosome 7, ASM357369v1, whole genome shotgun sequence and encodes:
- the LOC113294296 gene encoding uncharacterized protein LOC113294296, whose amino-acid sequence is MCKFCHAILESEEKKWFYNFAPGTVDSYETLVEAFLEKYMHNSRPRPRVNRLFTLARRFREPLRSLADRWRNLCTEIGKVPVDQQIFGFENALGRSDPIWIDMFTEKPQTLKEMRKMQEHFIALEETQEESRDRGVQEASAAPESTSVNVQRRPEKRLIPPTRVNGKKEWLAKGKTPRHEARTYTPLNAPLEEIFKEVKKMSDIIYPSSRGIQFEETKDHPEYCHYYQYRSHSTNNCREVKDIVQHLIRDGYLRQFVRHPSQMTAAPDAPVHQVRIDRSTQFVNTISHSATQAYNLNPGIMSRIHKRDHNRKEIFSVAKSLSMESWMLRPIFFSAQDVPMNGQAHSDPLVITLLIEEWGVRRILVDSGSSVEVLFYDTFKRMELSDDILVPSTYCIYGFNGTVTIPNGEVTLRVSDGGGYLDTLTTFCVVDVASPYEAIIGRPWIAGIKEVASDYHQRL